The Dioscorea cayenensis subsp. rotundata cultivar TDr96_F1 chromosome 19, TDr96_F1_v2_PseudoChromosome.rev07_lg8_w22 25.fasta, whole genome shotgun sequence genome includes a window with the following:
- the LOC120283600 gene encoding serine/threonine-protein kinase MPS1 codes for MSVHSCPTYQGTHAPLGGQTAFPTQMSSSAVENSSAFQDYGLQEGQGSLKNVGEALQHQHQALHMGNSIKEKGGTDSGKCSQSLVPGGGNPSSHVDLEPSQSSKVEKVSRKKKYDPDVFFKVNGKLYQKLGKIGSGGSSEVHKVISADRSIYALKKIKLKGRDYPTAYGFCQEIEYLNKLKGKNNIIQLIDYEVTDKTLLMEVVNGSMTVKEGRIKDDEHIYMVLEYGEIDLAHMLSQKWKEMDSSNWRLDENWLRFYWQQMLEAVNTIHEERIVHSDLKPANFLLVRGSLKLIDFGIAKAILSDTTNIQRDAQVGTLNYMSPEAFMWNEHDANGNTIKCGRPSDIWSLGCILYQMVYGKTPFAEYKTFWAKFKVITDRNHEIVYEPVSNPWLIDLMRRCLAWDRNERWRIPELLRHPFLVPPLPEELPLPQDHPCRLLMQKVQLFWNEPKVSQLCSELHMIVENLKQASDLTRHA; via the exons ATGTCAGTGCACTCCTGCCCAACATACCAGGGGACACATGCTCCTTTGGGTGGACAAACTGCCTTTCCAACTCAAATGTCATCATCTGCTGTGGAGAACTCTTCAGCTTTCCAGGATTATGGCCTTCAAGAGGGACAAGGGAGTTTAAAGAACGTAGGTGAGGCTCTTCAGCATCAACATCAGGCTCTTCATATGGGTAACAGCATTAAAGAGAAAGGTGGAACTGATTCTGGTAAATGCTCCCAATCTCTAGTTCCTGGGGGAGGTAACCCATCCTCACATGTGGATCTAGAACCTTCTCAATCAAGCAAAGTTGAAAAGGTCTCTCGTAAAAAGAAGTATGATCCAGATGTTTTCTTCAAAGTTAATGGAAAGCTCTATCAAAAGCTTGGTAAAATAGGCAGCGGAGGGAGCAGTGAAGTTCACAAAGTAATATCAGCCGACCGAAGTATATATGCTCTTAAGAAGATCAAACTTAAGGGTCGTGATTACCCAACTGCATATGGATTTTGTCAGGAGATAGAGTATTTGAACAAGTTGAAGGgaaaaaacaatatcatccaactGATTGACTATGAG GTCACAGACAAAACTTTGCTTATGGAGGTTGTGAATGGCAGCATGACGGTAAAGGAGGGGAGGATTAAGGATGATGAGCACATCTATATGGTGCTTGAATATGGAGAAATTGATCTGGCCCACATGCTTTCACAAAAGTGGAAAGAGATGGATAGCTCAAACTGGAGATTGGATGAGAATTGGCTGCGATTTTACTGGCAG CAAATGCTTGAAGCTGTGAACACTATACACGAGGAGCGTATTGTGCACTCAGACCTGAAACCTGCAAATTTTCTACTTGTTAGAGGCTCATTGAAGCTTATTGACTTTGGCATTGCTAAAGCCATCTTGAGTGATACAACCAACATCCAGCGTGATGCACAG GTTGGCACACTGAACTACATGTCTCCAGAGGCATTCATGTGGAATGAACATGATGCAAATGGAAACACTATCAAGTGTGGACGTCCTTCAGATATCTGGTCCCTTGGTTGCATCCTCTACCAAATGGTTTATGGTAAGACACCATTTGCAGAATATAAGACCTTCTGGGCCAAGTTTAAAGTCATAACAGATAGGAACCACGAAATTGTATATGAGCCAGTCTCCAACCCATGGCTCATTGATCTGATGCGTAGATGTCTTGCATGGGACCGGAATGAGAGGTGGCGGATACCTGAGCTACTTCGGCACCCATTCCTTGTTCCTCCATTACCAGAGGAACTTCCTCTCCCTCAAGACCATCCTTGTAGATTACTTATGCAGAAGGTTCAACTGTTTTGGAATGAACCCAAAGTATCTCAGTTGTGTTCTGAACTGCATATGATTGTTGAAAACCTTAAACAAGCATCAGACCTAACCAGGCACGCATGA